The following proteins are encoded in a genomic region of Pangasianodon hypophthalmus isolate fPanHyp1 chromosome 26, fPanHyp1.pri, whole genome shotgun sequence:
- the LOC113526629 gene encoding basement membrane-specific heparan sulfate proteoglycan core protein isoform X2 — translation MEVIKATLIFSSLLLTVLAQKPVVSMEPRTAAVNQDDTVSFRCRVTSGAQPVQLEWKRPNNQPLADNVKVGPDGSVLTIAFARPGNQGQYRCIATNAQGKGAGMATLTVKQPPKVRVTPASQVKVKVGGVTSLVCHASGKPRPSITWFKQDAGREVVLVSTTTDTSVTAKVTVTAPQDGGTFVCRAQNKDGTSEEKVEVLVEGGAREPKATVHQTDMVAVEGQTVTMHCQATGFPTPVITWSKLRAPLPWQHKAEGGTLTLSNVGRQDSGQYICNATNSAGFSEAYVQMEVDTLPYATTIPDRVTARRGDSMRVQCIAHGSHPITYRWTRVGGAAMSSGAKITKEGVLTIAQLKVTDSGTYKCMATNHVGNSETFVTVTVRA, via the exons ATGGAGGTCATCAAGGCTACACTGATCTTTTCCAGTCTTCTTCTAACAG TTTTGGCTCAGAAGCCGGTTGTGTCCATGGAGCCTCGCACTGCGGCCGTTAATCAGGACGATACGGTGAGCTTCCGGTGCCGAGTGACCAGCGGCGCTCAGCCTGTACAGCTGGAGTGGAAACGACCCAACAACCAACCACTAGCAG atAATGTTAAAGTCGGACCTGATGGTTCAGTGCTGACCATTGCTTTTGCTCGCCCCGGTAACCAGGGACAGTACCGCTGCATAGCAACCAACGCACAAGGCAAAGGCGCCGGCATGGCAACGCTTACTGTGAAGC agcctCCAAAGGTACGTGTGACCCCAGCCAGCCAAGTAAAGGTAAAAGTGGGTGGAGTCACATCTCTGGTGTGCCATGCCTCTgggaagccccgcccctccaTTACCTGGTTTAAACAGGATGCAGGAAGAGAGGTTGTACTGGTTTCCACGACAACGGACACCAGTGTGACAGcaaag GTGACAGTTACAGCACCACAGGATGGCGGGACGTTTGTGTGTCGTGCCCAGAACAAGGACGGAACATCCGAGGAGAAGGTGGAGGTTCTGGTAGAGGGCGGAGCCAGAGAGCCCAAGGCTACTGTTCACCAGACGGACATGGTGGCTGTTGAGGGACAGACGGTGACCATGCACTGCCAAGCGACCG GTTTCCCCACTCCTGTTATTACCTGGTCTAAGCTGCGTGCTCCGTTGCCATGGCAGCACAAGGCAGAGGGAGGAACCCTGACGCTCAGTAACGTCGGACGGCAGGACTCGG GTCAATACATCTGTAACGCCACAAACTCAGCAGGTTTCAGTGAAGCGTATGTGCAGATGGAGGTGGACA CTCTGCCCTACGCCACCACCATTCCTGATCGTGTGACTGCTCGTCGAGGCGACTCTATGCGTGTGCAGTGCATCGCCCATGGCTCTCACCCAATCACCTACCGCTGGACACGTGTGGGCGGGGCTGCGATGTCTTCAGGGGCAAAGATCACCAAGGAAGGCGTGCTGACGATCGCTCAGCTCAAAGTGACTGACAGCGGGACGTACAAATGCATGGCCACCAATCACGTGGGCAACAGCGAGACGTTCGTCACCGTCACCGTCAGAG CGTAA
- the LOC113526628 gene encoding protein NLRC3-like translates to METLLKALDDLTEKELHRFQWFLTTDNVLEGFPPIPRSKLENANRHDTVTKMMDSYGHFGAEKVTLTILKKLNHNHLAEMLGSKLAQGRLEKETVTVPAALSSLHPPFQTINISSTSISGKLSAPLFRYPLRVPLHCSCISSVYQSQVSTLSVHILVCFPASLQLLSKTECQVSGNQLKDELVQKSERILDGDSETGHKKYLNDIYTDLYIVENETGGVIEEHEVRQIEALSNIPAGEEIPIKCNDIFKLQANTNRRNRKVLTMGIAGIGKTFSITKFILDWAEGKENQDIEFIFPLPFRELNMKKDEQFSLMELLYEFVLHSNELKSLPLGDGKVMFIFDGLDECRFSLNFDDTERLKDIYKKTSLSSIITNLIKRNLLPSALIWITSRPAAAHLIPRDYIDQVTEVRGFNNEQRKEYFYKHCQKELAAKIVTHIMKSRSLYIMCQIPIFCWISASVLKTLLENEEDTPTTLTGMYTKFVLQQSYNMKKKYCKKTSKLFNSEKVILQLGKLALHNLERGDLIFYEEDLKKCGIDISFGLVYSGVCTQIFSQNQSASGRKTFSFVHLSIQEFFAALYVLHSHCKGIKSNALQPRTLTNIIKWVNKTTADLQQYALSKALTSENGHMDLFVRFLFGLSVETNQHDLRELLPKLKTEVKPKDRRQIVYFIQDNLNSNISIAASLNLLECLREMKDDSLLSEKFNKYSPLHSVSFTGVQWSLLVYNLLNSEEIQEKFDLKQHAQSSKGLRRLLPVVKITKQAQLDNCNLKKKACKDLASVFSADSPLRELDLCENDIQDTGMELLSVGLRSMHCKLEILRMCYCKLTEKSGEVLASVFTSASSRLRELDVSNNNLQDSGVKFISIGLENPHCKLEILRFAAFT, encoded by the exons ATGGAGACACTGCTAAAAGCTTTGGATGATCTCACAGAAAAAGAGCTGCACAGATTTCAGTGGTTTCTAACTACAGACAATGTATTGGAGGGTTTCCCACCCATCCCAAGGAGCAAGCTGGAAAATGCTAATCGACATGACACTGTGACCAAGATGATGGACAGTTATGGTCATTTTGGAGCTGAGAAGGTCACACTGACCATCCTGAAGAAGTTGAACCACAACCATCTGGCTGAGATGCTGGGAAGCAAACTTG CTCAAGGAAGACTTGAAAAAGAAACAGTTACTGTTCCAGCAGCATTGTCCTCTCTTCATCCACCCTTTCAGACTATTAACATCTCGTCTACTTCCATCTCAGGTAAACTGAGTGCACCGTTATTTCGGTACCCTCTTAGAGTCCCATTACATTGTTCCTGCATCAGTAGTGTTTACCAATCCCAAGTCTCTACTTTGTCAGTTCATATTTTAGTCTGTTTTCCAGCTTCA TTACAACTTCTTTCAAAAACAGAGTGTCAAGTCTCGGGCAACCAGTTGAAGGATGAACTGGTCCAAAAATCTGAACGCATACTGGATGGAGATTCAGAGACTGGTCACAAAAAGTACCTGAACGATATCTATACAGATCTCTACATAGTGGAGAATGAGACAGGAGGAGTTATTGAGGAGCATGAGGTGAGGCAGATTGAGGCATTGTCCAACATACCTGCCGGGGAGGAAATTCCAATCAAGTGCAATGACATTTTCAAACTGCAGGCTAATACGAACCGACGTAACAGAAAAGTGTTAACAATGGGGATCGCAGGAATCGGTAAAACCTTCTCAATCACCAAATTTATACTTGACTGGGCTGAGGGAAAGGAGAACCAAGACATCGAGTTTATTTTTCCTCTCCCTTTCCGTGAGCTGAACATGAAGAAAGATGAACAATTCAGCCTGATGGAACTGCTTTATGAATTTGTCTTACATTCTAATGAGCTCAAGTCGCTTCCTTTGGGTGATGGAAAAGTCATGTTCATTTTTGACGGGCTCGACGAGTGCCGCTTCAGTTTGAACTTTGATGACACTGAGAGACTAAAggacatttacaaaaaaacatcactgaGCTCAATAATCACAAACCTCATCAAAAGAAacctgcttccctctgctctcatATGGATAACCTCCCGACCTGCTGCAGCTCATCTCATACCTCGAGACTACATTGACCAGGTGACAGAAGTGCGAGGATTTAACAATGAGCAACGGAAAGAATACTTCTACAAACATTGTCAAAAGGAATTAGCTGCAAAAATAGTCACACACATCATGAAATCAAggagcctctacatcatgtgtcaaatTCCAATCTTCTGCTGGATCTCTGCTTCTGTGCTTAAGACTCTGCTTGAAAATGAGGAGGATACCCCCACAACTCTAACTGGGATGTACACAAAATTTGTTCTTCAGCAGTCTTAcaacatgaaaaagaaatactgcaaaaaaacCTCAAAGCTTTTCAATTCTGAAAAAGTGATCCTGCAGCTTGGAAAATTGGCTCTGCATAACCTTGAGAGAGGTGACCTGATATTCTATGAGGAAGATCTTAAGAAATGTGGGATTGATATCAGTTTTGGTTTGGTGTACTCAGGTGTGTGCACTCAGATCTTCAGTCAGAACCAAAGTGCCTCTGGTAGAAAGACCTTTAGCTTTGTCCATCTGAGCATTCAGGAGTTCTTCGCAGCTTTGTACGTCCTTCACTCACACTGCAAAGGCATAAAAAGTAATGCACTTCAGCCAAGAACCTTGACAAACATCATTAAGTGGGTAAACAAGACAACTGCTGACCTTCAACAGTATGCTCTTTCTAAAGCCTTAACGAGTGAGAATGGCCACATGGACCTTTTTGTACGTTTCCTTTTCGGCCTTTCTGTGGAAACCAACCAGCACGACCTGAGGGAACTCCTGCCCAAACTGAAGACAGAGGTGAAACCAAAGGACAGGAGGCAGATAGTTTATTTCATCCAGGATAACCTAAACAGCAATATCTCAATAGCTGCAAGCCTCAATCTCCTAGAATGTTTAAGAGAAATGAAAGATGACTCCCTTCTGTCTGAGAAATTCAACAAATATTCACCTTTACATTCAGTGAGTTTCACAGGAGTTCAGTGGTCACTTTTGGTGTACAATTTGCTGAATTCAGAGGAAATTCAAGAGAAATTTGACCTCAAGCAACATGCACAATCATCTAAGGGACTTAGAAGACTGCTGCCAGTGGTAAAAATTACCAAACAAGCTCA GCTGGATAACTGCAACCTAAAGAAAAAAGCCTGCAAAGATTTGGCATCAGTCTTCAGTGCTGATTCACCCTTGCGAGAGCTGGACCTGTGTGAGAATGATATACAGGATACAGGAATGGAGCTGCTCTCTGTTGGACTGAGAAGCAtgcactgtaaactggagatactgag GATGTGTTACTGTAAGCTCACAGAAAAAAGCGGAGAAGTCTTGGCATCAGTTTTCACTTCAGCATCTTCACGCCTGAGAGAGCTGGACGTCAGCAACAACAACCTGCAGGACTCAGGAGTGAAATTTATCTCTATCGGATTGGaaaatccacactgtaaactggaaaTACTGAGGTTTGCAGCCTTTACATGA
- the LOC113526629 gene encoding basement membrane-specific heparan sulfate proteoglycan core protein isoform X1, protein MEVIKATLIFSSLLLTVLAQKPVVSMEPRTAAVNQDDTVSFRCRVTSGAQPVQLEWKRPNNQPLADNVKVGPDGSVLTIAFARPGNQGQYRCIATNAQGKGAGMATLTVKQPPKVRVTPASQVKVKVGGVTSLVCHASGKPRPSITWFKQDAGREVVLVSTTTDTSVTAKVTVTAPQDGGTFVCRAQNKDGTSEEKVEVLVEGGAREPKATVHQTDMVAVEGQTVTMHCQATGFPTPVITWSKLRAPLPWQHKAEGGTLTLSNVGRQDSGQYICNATNSAGFSEAYVQMEVDTLPYATTIPDRVTARRGDSMRVQCIAHGSHPITYRWTRVGGAAMSSGAKITKEGVLTIAQLKVTDSGTYKCMATNHVGNSETFVTVTVRGEAGRK, encoded by the exons ATGGAGGTCATCAAGGCTACACTGATCTTTTCCAGTCTTCTTCTAACAG TTTTGGCTCAGAAGCCGGTTGTGTCCATGGAGCCTCGCACTGCGGCCGTTAATCAGGACGATACGGTGAGCTTCCGGTGCCGAGTGACCAGCGGCGCTCAGCCTGTACAGCTGGAGTGGAAACGACCCAACAACCAACCACTAGCAG atAATGTTAAAGTCGGACCTGATGGTTCAGTGCTGACCATTGCTTTTGCTCGCCCCGGTAACCAGGGACAGTACCGCTGCATAGCAACCAACGCACAAGGCAAAGGCGCCGGCATGGCAACGCTTACTGTGAAGC agcctCCAAAGGTACGTGTGACCCCAGCCAGCCAAGTAAAGGTAAAAGTGGGTGGAGTCACATCTCTGGTGTGCCATGCCTCTgggaagccccgcccctccaTTACCTGGTTTAAACAGGATGCAGGAAGAGAGGTTGTACTGGTTTCCACGACAACGGACACCAGTGTGACAGcaaag GTGACAGTTACAGCACCACAGGATGGCGGGACGTTTGTGTGTCGTGCCCAGAACAAGGACGGAACATCCGAGGAGAAGGTGGAGGTTCTGGTAGAGGGCGGAGCCAGAGAGCCCAAGGCTACTGTTCACCAGACGGACATGGTGGCTGTTGAGGGACAGACGGTGACCATGCACTGCCAAGCGACCG GTTTCCCCACTCCTGTTATTACCTGGTCTAAGCTGCGTGCTCCGTTGCCATGGCAGCACAAGGCAGAGGGAGGAACCCTGACGCTCAGTAACGTCGGACGGCAGGACTCGG GTCAATACATCTGTAACGCCACAAACTCAGCAGGTTTCAGTGAAGCGTATGTGCAGATGGAGGTGGACA CTCTGCCCTACGCCACCACCATTCCTGATCGTGTGACTGCTCGTCGAGGCGACTCTATGCGTGTGCAGTGCATCGCCCATGGCTCTCACCCAATCACCTACCGCTGGACACGTGTGGGCGGGGCTGCGATGTCTTCAGGGGCAAAGATCACCAAGGAAGGCGTGCTGACGATCGCTCAGCTCAAAGTGACTGACAGCGGGACGTACAAATGCATGGCCACCAATCACGTGGGCAACAGCGAGACGTTCGTCACCGTCACCGTCAGAGGTGAGGCAGGG CGTAAATGA